In a genomic window of Streptomyces katrae:
- the cimA gene encoding citramalate synthase, with protein sequence MTTTEATAPAAALDDAFHVFDTTLRDGAQREGINLTVADKLAIARHLDEFGVGFIEGGWPGANPRDTEFFARARAEIDFKNAQLVAFGATRRAGGSAAEDPQVRALLESGAPVVTLVAKSHDRHVELALRTTLDENLEMVRDTVSHLVSQGRRVFVDCEHFFDGYRANAEYAKAVVRTAHEAGADVVVLCDTNGGMLPAQITAVVATVLADTGARLGIHAQDDTGCAVANTLAAVDAGATHVQCTANGYGERVGNANLFPVVAALEIKYGRKVLPEGALAEMTRISHAIAEVVNLTPSTHQPYVGVSAFAHKAGLHASAIKVDPDLYQHIDPERVGNTMRMLVSDMAGRASIELKGKELGVDLGGDRALISRVVERVKERELAGYTYEAADASFELLLRAEAEGRARKYFRVESWRAIVEDRPDGTHANEATVKLWAKGERIVATAEGNGPVNALDRALRVALERFYPQLAKFELIDYKVRILEGKHGTESTTRVLISTTDGTREWNTVGVAPNVIAASWQALEDAYTYGLLHAGVEPAE encoded by the coding sequence ATGACGACGACAGAGGCGACTGCGCCGGCAGCGGCACTCGACGACGCCTTCCACGTCTTCGACACCACCCTGCGCGACGGTGCCCAGCGTGAGGGCATCAACCTCACGGTCGCGGACAAGCTGGCCATCGCCCGGCACCTGGACGAGTTCGGAGTCGGCTTCATCGAAGGCGGCTGGCCCGGAGCCAACCCCCGCGACACCGAGTTCTTCGCCCGGGCGCGGGCCGAGATCGACTTCAAGAACGCCCAGCTCGTCGCCTTCGGCGCCACCCGTCGCGCCGGCGGCTCCGCCGCCGAGGACCCGCAGGTCCGCGCCCTCCTGGAGTCCGGGGCCCCGGTGGTCACCCTGGTCGCCAAGTCCCACGACCGGCACGTCGAGCTCGCCCTGCGCACCACCTTGGACGAGAACCTGGAGATGGTCCGCGACACCGTCTCCCACCTGGTCTCCCAGGGCCGCCGCGTCTTCGTCGACTGCGAGCACTTCTTCGACGGCTACCGCGCGAACGCCGAGTACGCCAAGGCCGTCGTGCGCACCGCGCACGAGGCCGGCGCCGACGTGGTCGTCCTCTGCGACACCAACGGCGGCATGCTGCCCGCGCAGATCACCGCGGTCGTCGCCACGGTCCTCGCCGACACCGGCGCCCGCCTCGGCATCCACGCCCAGGACGACACCGGCTGCGCCGTCGCCAACACCCTCGCCGCCGTCGACGCGGGCGCCACGCACGTCCAGTGCACCGCGAACGGCTACGGCGAGCGCGTCGGCAACGCCAACCTCTTCCCCGTCGTCGCCGCCCTGGAGATCAAGTACGGCCGCAAGGTCCTGCCCGAGGGCGCGCTCGCCGAGATGACCCGCATCTCCCACGCCATCGCCGAGGTCGTCAACCTCACCCCCTCCACCCACCAGCCCTACGTCGGCGTCTCCGCCTTCGCGCACAAGGCGGGCCTGCACGCCTCGGCGATCAAGGTCGACCCGGACCTGTACCAGCACATCGACCCCGAGCGCGTCGGCAACACCATGCGCATGCTGGTCTCCGACATGGCCGGCCGCGCCTCCATCGAGCTCAAGGGCAAGGAGCTCGGCGTCGACCTCGGCGGGGACCGGGCGCTGATCTCCCGCGTGGTCGAGCGCGTCAAGGAGCGGGAGCTCGCGGGCTACACGTACGAGGCCGCCGACGCCTCCTTCGAGCTGCTGCTGCGCGCCGAGGCCGAGGGCCGGGCTCGCAAGTACTTCCGCGTGGAGTCCTGGCGCGCGATCGTCGAGGACCGCCCGGACGGCACCCACGCCAACGAGGCCACGGTCAAGCTGTGGGCCAAGGGCGAGCGCATCGTGGCCACGGCCGAGGGCAACGGCCCGGTCAACGCCCTGGACCGCGCCCTGCGCGTCGCCCTGGAGCGGTTCTACCCCCAGCTGGCCAAGTTCGAGCTGATCGACTACAAGGTCCGCATCCTGGAGGGCAAGCACGGCACGGAGTCCACGACCCGGGTCCTGATCTCCACCACGGACGGCACCCGCGAGTGGAACACGGTGGGCGTCGCCCCGAACGTCATCGCGGCCTCCTGGCAGGCCCTGGAGGACGCCTACACCTACGGCCTCCTCCACGCGGGCGTCGAACCTGCGGAGTAG
- a CDS encoding YceI family protein, giving the protein MALFSRRNRTAAPAAQSAVATLDADPALAALTGDYVIDAGHSSIGFTVRHAMVTNVRGSFAEHEGALHLDGRDPSRSTASIDVKIASVSTGIADRDAHLRSGDFFDAEAFPLMTFRSTSAAHVGGDTYRISGDLTIKDVTRPLSIDLEFAGSATDVYGNERVGFEGSAEILRSDWGLTWNAALEAGGVMVSDKVKLTFDISAIKQA; this is encoded by the coding sequence ATGGCTCTCTTCTCCCGCCGCAACCGCACCGCCGCCCCCGCCGCCCAGAGCGCGGTCGCCACGCTCGACGCCGACCCCGCGCTCGCCGCGCTCACCGGTGACTACGTCATCGACGCCGGCCACAGCAGCATCGGCTTCACCGTGCGCCACGCGATGGTGACCAACGTCCGCGGCAGCTTCGCCGAGCACGAGGGCGCGCTGCACCTCGACGGCCGCGACCCCTCGCGCTCCACGGCCTCGATCGACGTCAAGATCGCCTCGGTGAGCACCGGCATCGCCGACCGCGACGCCCACCTGCGCAGCGGCGACTTCTTCGACGCCGAGGCCTTCCCGCTGATGACCTTCCGCTCCACCTCGGCGGCCCACGTCGGCGGCGACACCTACCGCATCAGCGGCGACCTGACCATCAAGGACGTCACGCGTCCGCTCTCCATCGACCTGGAGTTCGCCGGCTCCGCGACCGACGTGTACGGCAACGAGCGCGTCGGCTTCGAGGGCTCGGCGGAGATCCTGCGCTCCGACTGGGGTCTGACCTGGAACGCCGCGCTGGAGGCCGGCGGTGTGATGGTCAGCGACAAGGTGAAGCTGACCTTCGACATCTCGGCGATCAAGCAGGCCTGA
- a CDS encoding acyl-CoA carboxylase subunit beta, with protein MTVVDQTPSEPTDARGRVAELHSLREEARRGPSDRATEAQHAKGKLTARERIALLLDEGSFREVEQLRRHRATGFGLEAKKPYTDGVITGWGTVEGRTVFVYAHDFRIFGGALGEAHATKIHKIMDMAIAAGAPLVSLNDGAGARIQEGVSALAGYGGIFQRNTKASGVIPQISVMLGPCAGGAAYSPALTDFVFMVRDTSQMFITGPDVVRAVTGEEISQNGLGGADVHAETSGVAHFAYDDEETCIAEVRYLITMLPSNNRENPPVHENTDPVDRRSEVLLDLVPADGNRPYDMLKVIEELVDDGDVLEIHERWARNIICALARLDGQVVGIIANQPGHLAGVLDIHASEKAARFVQMCDAFNIPIVTLLDVPGFLPGVDQEHGGIIRHGAKLLYAYCNATVPRISLILRKAYGGAYIVMDSQSIGADLTYAWPTNEIAVMGAEGAANVIFRKQIADAEDPEAMRARMVKEYKAELMHPYYAAERGLVDDVIDPAETRGVLVSALAMLRTKHADLPSRKHGNPPQ; from the coding sequence ATGACCGTTGTGGACCAGACCCCGAGCGAGCCGACGGACGCCCGCGGGCGCGTGGCCGAGCTGCACTCCCTCCGCGAGGAGGCCCGGCGCGGCCCCAGCGACCGCGCGACCGAGGCGCAGCACGCCAAGGGCAAGCTGACCGCCCGCGAGCGCATCGCGCTCCTGCTCGACGAAGGTTCCTTCCGGGAGGTCGAGCAGCTCCGCCGGCACCGGGCGACCGGTTTCGGGCTGGAGGCGAAGAAGCCCTACACCGACGGCGTCATCACCGGCTGGGGCACGGTCGAGGGCCGCACGGTCTTCGTCTACGCGCACGACTTCCGCATCTTCGGCGGCGCCCTGGGCGAGGCCCACGCCACGAAGATCCACAAGATCATGGACATGGCCATCGCGGCCGGTGCCCCGCTGGTCTCCCTCAACGACGGCGCCGGCGCCCGTATCCAGGAGGGCGTCTCCGCCCTCGCCGGCTACGGCGGCATCTTCCAGCGCAACACCAAGGCCTCGGGCGTCATCCCGCAGATCTCGGTCATGCTCGGCCCCTGCGCCGGCGGCGCGGCCTACTCCCCGGCCCTCACCGACTTCGTGTTCATGGTCCGGGACACCTCGCAGATGTTCATCACCGGCCCCGACGTCGTCCGCGCCGTCACCGGTGAGGAGATCAGCCAGAACGGCCTCGGCGGCGCCGACGTGCACGCCGAGACCTCGGGCGTCGCGCACTTCGCGTACGACGACGAGGAGACCTGCATCGCCGAGGTCCGCTACCTCATCACGATGCTCCCCTCGAACAACCGCGAGAACCCGCCGGTCCACGAGAACACCGACCCGGTCGACCGGCGCTCGGAGGTCCTGCTGGACCTGGTCCCCGCCGACGGCAACCGCCCGTACGACATGCTCAAGGTCATCGAGGAGCTCGTCGACGACGGCGACGTCCTGGAGATCCACGAGCGCTGGGCCCGCAACATCATCTGCGCCCTGGCCCGCCTCGACGGCCAGGTCGTCGGCATCATCGCCAACCAGCCCGGCCACCTCGCCGGCGTCCTGGACATCCACGCCTCCGAGAAGGCCGCGCGCTTCGTCCAGATGTGCGACGCCTTCAACATCCCGATCGTCACCCTGCTGGACGTCCCCGGCTTCCTGCCGGGCGTCGACCAGGAGCACGGCGGCATCATCCGCCACGGCGCCAAGCTGCTGTACGCGTACTGCAACGCCACCGTCCCGCGGATCTCCCTGATCCTGCGCAAGGCCTACGGCGGCGCGTACATCGTCATGGACTCCCAGTCCATCGGCGCCGACCTCACCTACGCCTGGCCCACCAACGAGATCGCCGTCATGGGCGCGGAGGGCGCGGCCAACGTGATCTTCCGCAAGCAGATCGCGGACGCCGAGGACCCCGAGGCCATGCGGGCCCGGATGGTCAAGGAGTACAAGGCCGAGCTGATGCACCCGTACTACGCGGCCGAGCGCGGCCTCGTGGACGACGTCATCGACCCCGCCGAGACCCGCGGGGTGCTCGTCAGCGCCCTGGCGATGCTCCGCACCAAGCACGCCGATCTGCCGTCTCGCAAGCACGGCAACCCGCCGCAGTAA
- a CDS encoding acyl-CoA carboxylase subunit epsilon produces the protein MSIATDTLLKVEKGNAAPEELAAITAILLARAAATPEEAATTRRSTAGWRRLERSRGFQAPHSWRG, from the coding sequence ATGAGCATCGCCACCGACACCCTGCTGAAGGTCGAGAAGGGCAACGCCGCGCCCGAGGAGCTGGCCGCGATCACCGCGATCCTGCTCGCCCGTGCCGCCGCCACCCCCGAAGAGGCCGCCACCACCCGCCGTTCCACCGCCGGCTGGCGCCGGCTGGAGCGCAGCCGGGGCTTCCAGGCCCCGCACAGCTGGCGGGGCTAG
- a CDS encoding GTP-binding protein, with translation MDFASSNGGAARSTTSAKIVVAGGFGVGKTTFVGAVSEINPLRTEAVMTSASAGIDDLTHTGDKTTTTVAMDFGRITLDQDLILYLFGTPGQDRFWFMWDDLVRGAIGAVVLVDTRRLADCFPAVDYFENSGLPFVIALNGFDGHQPYTPEEVREALQIGPDAPIITTDARHRGDAKSALITLVEHALMARLR, from the coding sequence GTGGACTTCGCAAGCTCTAACGGCGGAGCGGCTCGCTCCACCACCTCCGCGAAGATCGTGGTGGCGGGCGGCTTCGGCGTGGGCAAGACCACGTTCGTCGGCGCGGTCTCCGAGATCAACCCCCTGCGCACCGAAGCCGTCATGACCAGCGCCTCGGCCGGCATCGACGACCTCACCCACACCGGTGACAAGACGACCACCACGGTCGCCATGGACTTCGGCCGCATCACCCTGGACCAGGACCTGATCCTGTACCTCTTCGGTACCCCCGGACAGGACCGCTTCTGGTTCATGTGGGACGACCTCGTCCGCGGCGCCATCGGCGCCGTCGTCCTCGTCGACACCCGACGCCTCGCCGACTGCTTCCCCGCCGTCGACTACTTCGAAAACAGCGGCCTGCCCTTCGTCATCGCCCTCAACGGCTTCGACGGACACCAGCCCTACACCCCCGAAGAAGTCCGCGAAGCCCTCCAGATCGGCCCCGACGCCCCCATCATCACCACCGACGCCCGCCACCGCGGCGACGCCAAGAGCGCCCTCATCACCCTCGTCGAACACGCCCTCATGGCACGGCTTCGGTAG
- a CDS encoding DUF742 domain-containing protein has translation MTTPGGHPYGGQQPQGGHDQNRFNFPSAPSRPMPEQNPYAQQPYGQPQQPQAPHRLPQQPPRAAQPQAPKAHNPLVRPYAMTGGRTRPRYQLAIEALVSTTADPARLQGQLPEHQRICRLCQEIKSVAEISALLSIPLGVARILVADLAEAGLVAIHQPGGDESAGGQPDVTLLERVLSGLRKL, from the coding sequence GTGACAACACCCGGAGGACATCCTTATGGCGGCCAGCAGCCGCAGGGTGGGCACGACCAGAACCGCTTCAACTTCCCCTCCGCTCCCAGCCGGCCCATGCCGGAGCAGAACCCCTACGCGCAGCAGCCGTACGGCCAGCCCCAGCAGCCGCAGGCGCCCCACCGGCTTCCCCAGCAGCCCCCTCGGGCCGCGCAGCCGCAGGCTCCCAAGGCGCACAACCCGCTGGTGCGTCCGTACGCGATGACCGGCGGCCGGACCCGGCCGCGCTACCAGCTCGCCATCGAGGCGCTGGTCAGTACCACGGCGGATCCCGCGCGCCTGCAAGGGCAGTTGCCCGAGCACCAGCGCATCTGCCGCCTGTGCCAGGAGATCAAATCCGTCGCGGAGATCTCGGCACTTCTCTCCATTCCTCTTGGTGTCGCCCGCATCCTCGTCGCCGACCTGGCGGAGGCGGGCCTTGTCGCCATTCATCAGCCCGGCGGCGACGAGTCTGCCGGCGGCCAGCCAGATGTGACACTGCTCGAAAGGGTGCTCAGTGGACTTCGCAAGCTCTAA
- a CDS encoding roadblock/LC7 domain-containing protein: MSQAAQNLNWLITNFVDNTPGVSHTVVVSADGLLLAMSDGFPRDRADQLAAVASGLTSLTAGASRIFEGGAVNQTVVEMDRGFLFLMSVSDGSSLAVLAHPECDIGLVGYEMALLVDRAGNVLTPDLRAELQGSLLN, translated from the coding sequence ATGAGCCAGGCGGCGCAGAACCTGAACTGGTTGATCACCAACTTCGTGGACAACACCCCCGGGGTGTCCCACACGGTGGTGGTCTCCGCCGACGGCCTGCTGCTGGCGATGTCCGACGGATTCCCGCGCGACCGCGCCGATCAGCTGGCGGCCGTGGCCTCCGGTCTGACCTCGCTGACCGCCGGAGCCTCCCGCATCTTCGAGGGCGGCGCCGTCAACCAGACCGTGGTGGAGATGGACCGTGGGTTCCTCTTCCTCATGTCGGTCTCCGACGGGTCCTCGCTCGCGGTGCTCGCGCACCCCGAGTGCGACATCGGCCTCGTCGGCTACGAGATGGCCCTCCTCGTGGACCGCGCCGGCAACGTCCTCACCCCGGACCTGCGCGCGGAGCTGCAAGGAAGCCTTCTCAACTAG
- a CDS encoding nitrate- and nitrite sensing domain-containing protein codes for MRRSNSSPAVEPARGNFTPPPRAAMSPVDVPVEPPAGGGSTSKLSPRNWRVPTRLNAILLVPVLVGLVMGGFQVKGSIDTWNEAKDAEKTVRIVQAAAEYGQALLNERDLSAEPLLKNDRGNEAVTKAYAATDAAKAKFAAAVKDMPKKQGLERRLELFRREEPKLEQVRKTAYAVPETTKKNLPSAAGPVPTEEGYVLVQHYLMQFSNELGLGTGNVTSYGRMVYAVELAKAANSLQRSIGTHLLVRPNEDENVRKAQLVAFSSYAYLEEIAAGEYVAAGTEEDTKRLQEVMGKKSQEGAAKLAQAKQAAEQAGTPFKAPPVVNGSALTGMTEAIAGGDKPAKLALIGVTPQAWQAAATAKFDGYAEVEQELLDKAVKDTVAVSDKAQRDAILTGAIVVVALLAAFILAALMARQMSRAMLRLRTSAFDVAEQRLPMLVDQLSRTDPGKVDTRVEPIPINSQDEIGEVARAFDQVHREAVRLAAEQALLRGNVNAIFTNLSMRNQSLIEGQLTLITDLENNEADPDQLENLFRLDHLATRMRRNGENLLILAGENPGRRWDQPVPLVDVLRAASSEVEQYERIELSGVSEAEIHGQAVTDLVHLLAELLENATTFSSPQTKVRVNATRLPDGRVMIEIHDKGIGLTAEDFADINHKLANPPTVDAAISQRMGLFVVGRLADRHSIRVQLRPSGEQAGTTSLVMLPDAITHGGGGEGIPDDDFTVSSIIPEQQAQQAAPLRTAAELGFDDSRYEAQNGQGGEQKPVDPVVRSLGREERRAALEAQLNFGQEQEPQQEQQQYSEGYPEPQPEHAYQPYQEYEQPSAQGYETPYEEQAQQQSYEAFPEQGYAYPEVGYQDGQQPAQAYDGGYAEQSPQAAWPEQNTYSESYQQDYGTESEPPAAPEPAVDRVGFDRPGAAADTGHAMTGAGLPRRGSQQQWGSGQKEAEPTGSLFEQRPQRQQQPAAPKEAPEDVPAGGGWRSANDERWQQAGKLREPKAGGVTSSGLPRRVPKANLVEGAAETTPQGGPQVSRAPEDVRGRLSNLRRGVQQGRSAGSEQSSNSYDQER; via the coding sequence GTGAGGCGAAGCAACTCGAGTCCCGCGGTTGAACCCGCTCGGGGCAACTTCACCCCGCCGCCGCGCGCGGCCATGTCGCCCGTCGACGTGCCCGTGGAACCACCGGCGGGCGGCGGCAGCACGAGCAAGCTCTCGCCCCGCAACTGGCGTGTGCCGACGCGTCTGAACGCCATCCTGCTCGTGCCCGTCCTCGTCGGACTGGTCATGGGCGGCTTCCAGGTGAAGGGCTCGATCGACACCTGGAACGAGGCGAAGGACGCGGAGAAGACGGTCCGCATCGTCCAGGCGGCCGCCGAATACGGCCAGGCCCTCCTCAACGAGCGTGACCTCAGCGCCGAGCCGCTGCTCAAGAACGACCGCGGCAACGAGGCCGTGACGAAGGCCTACGCGGCCACCGACGCGGCCAAGGCCAAGTTCGCCGCCGCCGTCAAGGACATGCCGAAGAAGCAGGGCCTGGAGCGCCGCCTCGAACTCTTCCGCCGGGAGGAGCCGAAGCTGGAGCAGGTCCGCAAGACGGCCTACGCCGTCCCGGAGACCACCAAGAAGAACCTCCCCTCCGCGGCCGGCCCCGTGCCGACCGAAGAGGGCTACGTGCTGGTCCAGCACTACCTGATGCAGTTCTCCAACGAACTGGGCCTGGGCACCGGGAACGTCACCAGTTACGGCCGCATGGTCTACGCGGTCGAGCTGGCCAAGGCGGCCAACTCGCTGCAGCGCTCCATCGGCACGCACCTGCTGGTCCGCCCGAACGAGGACGAGAACGTCCGCAAGGCCCAGCTCGTCGCCTTCTCCTCCTACGCCTACCTCGAGGAAATCGCGGCCGGCGAGTACGTCGCCGCCGGTACCGAAGAGGACACCAAGCGGCTCCAGGAGGTCATGGGCAAGAAGTCCCAGGAGGGCGCCGCCAAGCTCGCCCAGGCCAAGCAGGCCGCCGAGCAGGCCGGTACGCCCTTCAAGGCCCCGCCCGTGGTCAACGGCTCCGCCCTCACCGGCATGACCGAGGCGATAGCCGGCGGCGACAAGCCCGCCAAGCTCGCCCTGATCGGCGTGACCCCGCAGGCCTGGCAGGCCGCCGCCACCGCCAAGTTCGACGGCTACGCCGAGGTCGAGCAGGAGCTGCTCGACAAGGCCGTCAAGGACACCGTCGCCGTCTCCGACAAGGCCCAGCGCGACGCCATCCTGACCGGCGCCATCGTGGTCGTGGCCCTCCTCGCGGCCTTCATCCTGGCCGCGCTGATGGCCCGCCAGATGAGCCGCGCGATGCTGCGCCTGCGCACCTCCGCCTTCGACGTCGCCGAGCAGCGCCTGCCGATGCTCGTCGACCAGCTCTCGCGCACCGACCCGGGCAAGGTCGACACCCGTGTCGAGCCGATCCCGATCAACTCCCAGGACGAGATCGGCGAGGTCGCCCGCGCCTTCGACCAGGTCCACCGGGAAGCGGTCCGGCTCGCCGCCGAGCAGGCCCTCCTGCGGGGCAACGTCAACGCGATCTTCACGAACCTCTCCATGCGCAACCAGTCGCTGATCGAGGGCCAGCTGACCCTCATCACCGACCTGGAGAACAACGAGGCCGACCCGGACCAGCTGGAGAACCTCTTCCGCCTGGACCACCTGGCCACCCGTATGCGCCGCAACGGCGAGAACCTCCTCATCCTCGCGGGTGAGAACCCGGGCCGCCGCTGGGACCAGCCGGTACCCCTCGTCGACGTCCTGCGCGCCGCCTCCTCCGAGGTGGAGCAGTACGAGCGCATCGAGCTGTCGGGCGTCTCCGAGGCCGAGATCCACGGCCAGGCCGTGACCGACCTCGTGCACCTGCTCGCCGAGCTGCTGGAGAACGCCACCACGTTCTCCTCCCCCCAGACCAAGGTCCGGGTCAACGCCACGCGTCTGCCCGACGGCCGCGTGATGATCGAGATCCACGACAAGGGCATCGGTCTCACCGCCGAGGACTTCGCGGACATCAACCACAAGCTGGCCAACCCGCCGACCGTGGACGCCGCGATCTCGCAGCGCATGGGTCTGTTCGTGGTCGGCCGGCTGGCGGACCGCCACAGCATCCGCGTCCAGCTGCGCCCCTCGGGCGAGCAGGCCGGCACCACCTCGCTGGTCATGCTCCCCGACGCCATCACCCACGGTGGCGGTGGCGAGGGCATCCCGGACGACGACTTCACCGTCTCCTCGATCATCCCCGAGCAGCAGGCCCAGCAGGCCGCCCCGCTGCGCACAGCCGCCGAACTCGGCTTCGACGACTCCCGCTACGAGGCCCAGAACGGCCAGGGCGGCGAGCAGAAGCCGGTCGACCCGGTGGTGCGGTCCCTGGGCCGCGAGGAGCGCCGGGCCGCCCTGGAGGCGCAGCTCAACTTCGGGCAGGAGCAGGAGCCCCAGCAGGAGCAGCAGCAGTACTCCGAGGGCTATCCGGAACCCCAGCCCGAGCACGCGTACCAGCCGTACCAGGAGTACGAGCAGCCCTCCGCGCAGGGCTACGAGACCCCGTACGAGGAGCAGGCCCAGCAGCAGTCGTACGAGGCGTTCCCGGAGCAGGGCTACGCTTATCCGGAAGTCGGCTACCAGGACGGCCAGCAGCCCGCGCAGGCGTACGACGGCGGTTACGCTGAGCAGTCACCGCAGGCCGCATGGCCCGAGCAGAACACCTACTCGGAGTCCTACCAGCAGGACTACGGGACCGAATCGGAACCCCCGGCCGCTCCCGAACCGGCCGTGGACCGCGTAGGCTTCGACCGTCCGGGCGCCGCTGCCGACACCGGTCACGCAATGACCGGAGCGGGCCTGCCGCGACGTGGCAGCCAGCAGCAGTGGGGTTCGGGCCAGAAGGAAGCGGAGCCCACCGGTTCCCTCTTCGAGCAGCGGCCGCAGCGACAGCAGCAGCCGGCTGCGCCGAAGGAGGCCCCGGAGGACGTGCCGGCCGGCGGGGGCTGGCGTTCGGCGAACGACGAACGCTGGCAGCAGGCGGGCAAGCTCCGTGAGCCGAAGGCGGGCGGGGTCACCTCGTCCGGTCTCCCTCGGCGGGTGCCCAAGGCCAACCTGGTCGAGGGCGCTGCGGAGACGACCCCGCAGGGCGGCCCCCAGGTCTCCCGCGCCCCGGAGGACGTACGCGGCAGGTTGAGCAACCTGCGCCGCGGTGTCCAGCAGGGACGCAGCGCGGGTTCCGAGCAGTCAAGTAACAGCTATGACCAGGAGCGTTAG
- a CDS encoding GTP-binding protein: protein MDFASSNGGAARSTTSAKIVVAGGFGVGKTTFVGAVSEINPLRTEAVMTSASAGIDDLTHTGDKTTTTVAMDFGRITLDQDLILYLFGTPGQDRFWFMWDDLVRGAIGAVVLVDTRRLADCFPAVDYFENSGLPFVIALNGFDGHQPYTPEEVREALQIGPDAPIITTDARHRGDAKSALITLVEHALMARLK from the coding sequence GTGGACTTCGCAAGCTCTAACGGCGGTGCCGCTCGCTCCACCACCTCCGCGAAGATCGTGGTGGCGGGCGGCTTCGGCGTGGGCAAGACCACGTTCGTCGGCGCGGTCTCCGAGATCAACCCCCTGCGCACCGAAGCCGTCATGACCAGCGCCTCGGCCGGCATCGACGACCTCACCCACACCGGTGACAAGACGACCACCACGGTCGCCATGGACTTCGGCCGCATCACCCTGGACCAGGACCTGATCCTGTACCTCTTCGGTACCCCCGGACAGGACCGCTTCTGGTTCATGTGGGACGACCTCGTCCGCGGCGCCATCGGCGCCGTCGTCCTCGTCGACACCCGACGCCTCGCCGACTGCTTCCCCGCCGTCGACTACTTCGAAAACAGCGGCCTGCCCTTCGTCATCGCCCTCAACGGCTTCGACGGACACCAGCCCTACACCCCCGAAGAAGTCCGCGAAGCCCTCCAGATCGGCCCCGACGCCCCCATCATCACCACCGACGCCCGCCACCGCGGCGACGCCAAGAGCGCACTCATCACCCTCGTCGAACACGCCCTCATGGCACGGCTCAAGTAG
- a CDS encoding DUF742 domain-containing protein: MTPPPAYPDAYEDSYSEGDQPLVRPYAMTGGRTRPRYQLAIEALVSTTADPMHLSGLLPEHQRICTLCREVKSVAEVSALLSMPLGVARILVADLAEAGMVAIHQPGNGEAGGTPDVTLLERVLSGLRKL; the protein is encoded by the coding sequence ATGACCCCGCCCCCCGCCTACCCCGATGCGTACGAAGACTCGTACTCGGAAGGCGACCAGCCGCTGGTACGTCCGTACGCGATGACCGGCGGCCGGACCCGGCCCCGCTACCAGCTCGCCATCGAGGCGCTGGTCAGCACGACGGCCGACCCGATGCACCTGTCCGGCCTGCTGCCGGAGCACCAGCGCATCTGCACCCTGTGCCGCGAGGTGAAGTCGGTCGCCGAGGTCTCCGCGCTGCTGTCGATGCCGCTCGGTGTGGCCCGCATCCTCGTCGCCGACCTGGCGGAGGCCGGCATGGTGGCGATCCACCAGCCGGGCAATGGAGAGGCCGGCGGAACGCCGGACGTAACGCTGCTCGAAAGGGTGCTCAGTGGACTTCGCAAGCTCTAA
- a CDS encoding roadblock/LC7 domain-containing protein — translation MSQAAQNLNWLITNFVDHTPGVSHTVVVSADGLLLAMSEGFPRDRADQLAAVASGLTSLTAGASRIFEGGAVNQTVVEMDRGFLFLMSVSDGSSLAVLAHPECDIGLVGYEMALLVDRAGNVLTPDLRAELQGSLLT, via the coding sequence ATGAGCCAGGCGGCACAGAACCTGAACTGGTTGATCACCAACTTCGTGGACCACACCCCCGGGGTGTCCCACACCGTGGTGGTCTCCGCCGACGGACTCCTTCTGGCGATGTCCGAAGGTTTCCCCCGTGACCGCGCCGACCAGCTGGCGGCCGTGGCCTCCGGTCTGACCTCGCTGACCGCCGGGGCCTCCCGCATCTTCGAGGGCGGCGCCGTCAACCAGACCGTGGTGGAGATGGACCGGGGATTCCTCTTCCTCATGTCCGTCTCCGACGGTTCCTCGCTGGCCGTCCTGGCGCACCCCGAGTGCGACATCGGCCTCGTCGGCTACGAGATGGCCCTCCTCGTGGACCGCGCCGGCAACGTCCTCACCCCGGACCTGCGCGCGGAGCTCCAGGGAAGCCTGCTCACCTGA